The Alnus glutinosa chromosome 3, dhAlnGlut1.1, whole genome shotgun sequence nucleotide sequence TTTATCCGTCGATAATGATTTGCTCTACTTTTTTGCATATTGTtagaatttattattaataatatcaAATTTAATCCCCCACGAGAAAAAACATATTGAATAATTGTTGATTGTGCATATCCCCACCATTCATcactatatatttatttatgatcGAAAACAAAGCTGGCCATGATCAAAACAAAAAGGTAATCGAGGAAGTTTCAGGCTTCTCAAAAATCAAGTGGTTGGATGGAATAAGTTGTGCGCACTGtccaggggaaaaaaaaaatagctgcCTGAATTCACAATGGTCAGGTAATACAATGGGATCTTCCAGGAATACAATTACAACATGTTATGTGACTACCTATGTCAGATAATTACATCAATGCTGGCCATAACTTACAACATGGATCTTCCACTTTGATCGATCCATTTGCAAATTCATACAGGTGAATATAAACAATAGCATCATGCATCCATGTCCAGGACCGTGCTAATAATCAAACCATGTACGAAGCATCCACACCAACTTGTCCATTTTCCTGCCACCCAGTTCCTGCTCTGTATTTACAAACAGGGCACGTTCCCTGTTGTCGCAGCCAGGGGTCGATGCAGTTAGCATGGAActgcaagatgataaaatactttagttagaaCTGAAATTAGGGCATTAAAAATAACCAACTAAGGTAATACTTAATCGAATATCAGGCCAATAAAAACTAGGAAAATGTATAAAGACCACTAGACTTCCATAAATCAGATCCATATCCAGACGAATCTAAGAAATTAATGTAAATAAACAGtaatatgcagaaaaaaaacTGTTCTCAGTTATGAAACTCAGTTCTTCGCTAGGTATCTGATGAAACAAACTCAAAGAATGGAGCTTTTAGACCACATTTATGGAAAGATCATTTCACAGACCTTATGCCATAGATGAGGGGTATATAAATTATCAGTGTGAAAGGACAATGTGGTATGACAGTCAAAGTAACAGAAAATATGAGATGCAAAAGAGGTGTACACCCACTCTTAACTCGAGAGAGATGAGGATTTTGTTAAGAGAGAGATGTCTTAACAAATTCCCACTTttcactaaaaaagaaaaatttaaaaatttaaagatctGCTAAGAAACTACAGTTAGAGCAAGAAAACGAGGAACCTGATGCAAGCATGGCAAGCTACGGATGAGTTCTCCCACATTAACTTGCTCCAAGCAAACACTGCAAGTCAGTTCATCTTCTGGGCCCTTTGTGCTCCCAACGGAATTGGCATTGTCTTGCTTCTGCTagataaaaaagtaaaactgatgTCACCCTCTAGaatgtaaaaaaaaagggggggggggggggggggggggggggggggggtggtctGCAAGATTCATCGACAGGAAAAAGATGTAGTatgtttaaataatatttaaaatataaacaagcAAAGAGCCTGAATGTTACATTTTACAGTTTATATTGATATATTGATTTCCAACATCAATCAGACTCCAACATGAACAACTTAACAATGCTTGCAATTTTCCTTATATTATGTTAAAATTATATGGACCATCCCCATTTGATCTCCACAGTTACATATGTAAAATACAATTCAAAAGTGTAAACATCTTCTCTATGGACTTGGGGGACCTTTAGGGGAAAAATGCTAAACCAGACACAATTTTCTCCAAAACTTTCTGAATATTTCAGGCTACAAACAGTCCCATTGACCTGTCACAGTACACCATATGTATGCCCAAAAAGATGCTTTGAACTCATTACATATACCACACCACACAAAAGAGAAGGgataaaaaggggaaaaaaaaaagtgcacgTGCATATATGTAGCACAAAATTTTTGGCTCACTcagagcattttttttaatagacgCCACAAGTCTGCAAGCAagcaagagaaagagaagatgaggggggggggggggggggcggtgGAGAGGAAACAAAGGACCAAAATACAGCTTCTACCTCAGCAGATGCAGAAGATGAGGCCTGTTGCATCAATGGGCCACCACTGTAAGCAAAACAAATTTCTCATCAAATTATTAACATATCTTAAACATAAAggttttgttgaaaataaatgGATCACAAGCCCAGATATTAAACAACTACAATCAATATATTCATCCAATGCCCAACTCCAAATATCAGATTCAGGAAGGAGAAATACTTTTGAGGGCCAGCAATCTTGTACTTGTGCACAGGAAGGGCATTTATCTCTTCCTCACTCATAGAAGGAACTGAGGGAACATTATCAGCATCCAGTGCTCTCAAAGTTTCATAATCTGaaattaaaataccaaaattagtcaaaataatattaatagcTAAGAATGTAAGGAAAAGGAATAAAGAACTAAATGGGTTGTTATAGCTTTGGTTGTAAagttataataatatatatatatatatatatatattgaatttaaaGCTTTAGAACAGACAGACCATAATATCAAGTTTAGAATTGAATCATAACTACTGCACCTAGATCATCAAACTCCCTATCAAGGAGTGCAAGCTGAAGTCTGAGGCCCTGTAAACGTCCTCTTGTTGCAAGTGCTATGGATGGGGGCATATGCACCCGCAATTCAGTATGACCAAGAAGACCACTGGCTGCCGCAGCATGAGCTTGGGCCTGAGCTTGAAGTTGCTGACAAGTTGCATACATCCTTAGCGTTGTAGCCATCAAGAAGACACCAAGAACTAGCCAGAGCTGCTCACAAAAGGACCAATTAAATCACTTATTTTCATCCTTGTTTACTGTAAAGACAAAGTTCCCCTTGTACAAAATCAGCAAAagaattacttatcaaaaatcaGTAAAAGAACATACCAGAAAATTAGGCGACATCTGGTGTGAGTTTAGTATCATGAATAGCAAGAGAACTGACACATTAACAAGTAATACGTTGATGAGAAAATTCATTTTTAGGAATACTGTATcaattaacaaaatgaatactagatacaaaaataaacataattaaTTGTAAGTACCTGTGACAAGAAAAGCAAGCGAGTTTGAATTAACAGGACGTGCTGCATGAACACGCTGACAGAGAGCAGAATCAATATCAAAACCTATTGATTGAAAATTGAGAATGGAAACTAAACAAATATGAGACAAACATCCAGGGTTCACCAGATAAACTCAGTCCAATGGGCAAATTACAAGAGACATACCATTGCACGCCGCTCAGGTATAAACCCTGGAAATCCACCTTCTATATCTGCTCTCGTTCCTCGAAAAACAAAACTCATGGCTGTAGAAGTTTATAAGAGCTTCCCCAGAGTACAAAAGTTTGTGTTTTGCAGCCCCCCTCCCCCCTGGAATATATAAAGCACCTAATAAAATAGTCTTCTTATATGCAAAATCCAAAACCACAAATCAATGCCATATAAGATAGATGATGCATGCCAGTATAGATAATTTAAACAATTGTTTAAACAAGAAGCCTTCAAACATCTACGGAAGAAAATTCCACAGCATATATAAAATCCCAACAAGGTGCTGTCCATCTTAGTCGTCTAATCGCAACTGTCATAACCAATAAAATGCTTTCATGTTATCCTTCAAAAGCTCAAAAACtccaaatacaaaagaaaaaggatgatGTTTCACAATGACTCTTGATGATTTCTTAAAGataattttacaaaataaatctCAGAAGCTTTTATCTGTCTAATTCagttttacaaaacaaaaataacttaattcCTGCCGTTCCTTTACATCATAAGCCATCAGGCCTTCTGCACCACCACAATTAATGTCTTACTTTAGAACCATATCACATTTCTTTCATTTAAGGAAAATTCCAATTCTCATAGGCCTTTGCCATGTCAAGTTGAACGACGTCGGTATCGGAAACCCTACCCAATTCCGATGATTTCCTTCCATACTCCAAGCTGCAGCTGGTTTGGGACTCTGCGGACCTCAGCCTCAACCAAGCTACAGCTAGAGCACTCCACGCGTGCAGTCATAGAAACTTTATGTCATAAAGCATAAAGTGCTCAAGTTTTTAACATGTAAGAACAATTCACATCATCAAGCTTTTAACATGAAATGCCTAATTGACCCCATTGCCATACAGCAACAACAAATCATCACACAAATGGGCCATTCTGAAATACGGGAGTCATTTACACAACGGACAGTACCGAATCTAACATTATTCCTATGATGGGTGCATTTGAAACACAAAATTTGGGGGACGCATGTTCATGTTTAGCAAAATAAGCAATGCCTGAGTCACATGGGATACATACAGATAAAAAATTCTACAgcattaaaaatttaaggaaaaaaaaaaagaacctatTAGTCCTACAAATTCATTTACACTCTCTAATACAACAAGCAGagcaaaccaaaaacaaaacccaacaaCAGTAACAAAATTCGAGATCaaccaaaaaccctaactcCGAAAACCAAAATCACATTCCACGCATTACCCACTAAACAAAATTCAGCAATCAACCCCATAACACACAACATATACAAAAATCATATAAAGCTTAGTGATCTTTCATCAGGAGAAACGAAAGCGATTGGAAAGGCGAAGAGGGATtgagaaaagagaaattgtGACTCACGGGATCAGATCGAATCAGCAGAAACTATCTTAATTCAGAAACAGCGTTTCGATCTCCGTCGAAGAACTCGGGACTGAGACGGAGAGGAGAGAGGCCACCGAGTCCTGACTCGGACGCGTTCGTGTGCCTAAAGCCCAACGCCTTTCCTTTCCTCGTAAAGCTTTTGATTACTAACTTACTACTTGAATAAATAGCGTCGGACGACGTCGTATTAATATCCACATGTGCTGCACCGAATCAAAATTTATAaggagtgaaaaagaaaaaaattgccataatttttttttcaataagcaAAGATGTATTTATAAAttcggaaaaaaaaagtaaaattatttaaaaagcaaattaaaaaaattaaagaaaaaatgaaaaagagaatttttttttttttttttttttaaaaaaaaggatcaaacgaacaaaaaaaaaaaaaccagtttttttaattttttttaaataattttatgaagtgtatttttatcattatggggatattgacatttttttaggTAGTTTAGAGTgtgacattgacacaattagtagtttgagagagacattgacaataaGATAATAGTTTGAAttggttatgtgtactttttcaattaatttttgtgcaaaaattgataaaaaattttaaaaaatattaataacaaaatattCTATAAATTATAGGACATAATCTTTAGTCTCCAATAATCATATCCTAATTAGGCAGTATCTAATTGTATAAAAGCCTATGGATAACGATGAAAGAAAAGACGATATTTACCATTTTTGTATTTAGGTGGTATTCTTTTGGATAAACTATGATGGTATGATGACCCATTAAGCTGgatgaaaatatgaaattacATCCTTTTTCACatgtaataataaatttttataggttaaacATCCCTTATATAACAAATAATcgaatgaaaatgaaaatttcagatacttttttttttaatcaaaaaattaatatttattattttcctttacaaaTTTAAGTAAAATTTATCGATTCATATCGGTAATTATAATTGCACTGCGGTGAGAAAGTTGTGGCATGGAGAGCTAACAATTCAGCTAGATCTAGCGGCCACCGTCCAGGACGGTGGCTGCCACCACCGTGGAGAaacattgttttattttttctactttttttttccttttattttgataaaatatttaataatttttagtttttcaaaaacacttaTAAAAAGTCTTACCAAACCAATTTCATATGAATATAGTCTGATAGAGTCAAGTTCAAACAAGCTCTAATATTCTATGTTTTcctcatattaattttaagctttttaaaaagcttaaaattCTTTCACCTAATATAacataaatttattatatacaaattaaatagTGAGGAATTTTGCAGGTTTAAACCCTACAATTTTTGCAGTGGTGGATAGGGTTGTGGTCCTTTGCAATTGATTATCCGAATTACAACTAATTAAGTAAAGATTTCGATGAGATTCACATACTGGTTTAGGGTTGCTCAACTACCTACACGTACAGACGGGTATTTTagcaattaaatgtaaaatattattttcataaatagcctatatgccacatatacaatatttattatatttaataaataaatgtcaTATACAGTGTTAAGGTtagataatttaaatttattaaattaccgtaatttTATTCttcagaaatttttaaaaaatgcttgaACAACATGATTAGAGATAAGCCTAAATTTTCtgtattattttctttgggttttattgttttagcATAATAATATTGTGCATATCCTACGTGCGATATTATTTATGCTTACATTAAAAACACATTGGACAgagcaaattccattaaaaccCTCCCTCAATTGGCTGCCGAAATTGAAATTGATTAATTCAGGTCCCATTTTGGTGGGACACATAGTCGATTACATTGGCCGACATTGTGCAGGTAAAAACTGAGATGGAATAGACGTGGACAGGACTGCACGGTCGttgggaaggaagaagaagaaatatagAGAGTTTGGCAGGACGAGGAGTGGAATCTGTCAGTGCAAGCTAAGCCATATAGAAGCTCCCAAAAGCCATTGAATACGGGAGGGCCCCTACGATCTATGAGAGGCAATGAGGTATATATCCCCtgtctttgttctttgttcATCACTTGCCAGAAAAAACAGTGACCCCTGTGGCTCTGGTGAATAACAGTACACCAATACGCAACTGCATGTACTGTACGTGATTCTGTGAACATGCGAATGGCCATAAATTGAGATTTTGTTCCAAGTGTATATATTCCTTTAGCTTAGAATTTTGTAAAGATGGAAATGCCAAGACA carries:
- the LOC133864925 gene encoding E3 ubiquitin-protein ligase SDIR1 isoform X1 — its product is MSFVFRGTRADIEGGFPGFIPERRAMRVHAARPVNSNSLAFLVTVLLLFMILNSHQMSPNFLLWLVLGVFLMATTLRMYATCQQLQAQAQAHAAAASGLLGHTELRVHMPPSIALATRGRLQGLRLQLALLDREFDDLDYETLRALDADNVPSVPSMSEEEINALPVHKYKIAGPQNGGPLMQQASSSASAEQKQDNANSVGSTKGPEDELTCSVCLEQVNVGELIRSLPCLHQFHANCIDPWLRQQGTCPVCKYRAGTGWQENGQVGVDASYMV
- the LOC133864925 gene encoding E3 ubiquitin-protein ligase SDIR1 isoform X2 — its product is MSFVFRGTRADIEGGFPGFIPERRAMRVHAARPVNSNSLAFLVTVLLLFMILNSHQMSPNFLLWLVLGVFLMATTLRMYATCQQLQAQAQAHAAAASGLLGHTELRVHMPPSIALATRGRLQGLRLQLALLDREFDDLDYETLRALDADNVPSVPSMSEEEINALPVHKYKIAGPQNGGPLMQQASSSASAEKQDNANSVGSTKGPEDELTCSVCLEQVNVGELIRSLPCLHQFHANCIDPWLRQQGTCPVCKYRAGTGWQENGQVGVDASYMV